Part of the Impatiens glandulifera chromosome 8, dImpGla2.1, whole genome shotgun sequence genome is shown below.
gagaagACCCTCGCGGTTTTAGAAAAAGGTTAAATGTGTGTATGCCAATTCTTTATCCCAAGATGTATCCATATCATGTCCCTATCATTAGTCTTTAAGAAAAATACTTACTGAGTGCATGAGGTTGGTTGGTGCAAAAAATTCTACGTCGTTTATCATGCAAGAGGATTGTCaacccaaataattttttcttgatGATGAACGGACGTTCCCATTAAGGTCGGAACTTGCCCTTTGGGTCTAACAATTCTTGGATCTTCTTCAGAATCAAATCCCATTCACAAAGATTTCTAGACTTGACCTTCTTGTTGAAGGCATTTGAGTCTAGATTTCTAGATTTCTCTTTTGGTAAATTTGAGTCTTGAACAAAGCGTGCACGCATATATCCCATCAATATTAGTTGATTATATTGATCCTTAATGCAATCTTCTTCGACAATTTGACTTTCTAGAAGCACCCttaataccgaaagtttaaTTTCAATCGGTTGGACGGCGTCCATTCCATAGACAAGGGGGAATGATGTCTCATCTACTGATGTTCTATTCGTTTTTCGATAGCCCCCAAGAGTGTACAGATGCTTTTCATGCCAATCTTTATAAGTAGGAGTCATCTTCTTGATCATCGTGGTCACATTCTTATTGATCGCTTCAACTGCTCCGTTTGTTTGTGGTTTGTAGGATGACGACTTATGGTGTTGAATTTTTAATTCGGTGAGCACCTTCAACACCTCTCCTTGAAAATTTCGTCCATTATCTGAGATCATAGGATGTGGCACATCGTACcgataaattatttgttttggatTAATTTGGATACACGCGATGACTTCAAGACTTTGTACGAGGCGACTTCGATACATTTTGTGAAGTAGTTTATGGCCATAAAGATGATTTGATGTATGTTTCATGCATGTGGGAATATCTTGTCGATTATGTTTATACTCCACGTCGAGAAAGGCCATGGCGATGTCATGTTGTACAATAACAACGACGAAGTATGTTTCAAGTTGGTGTATATTTGGCATTGATGACAAGTCTTGACGTACGGCACACAATCGAGTTCTAAGATTTTCCAATAGTAGCCCAAATGGAATATCTTCTTCGCTAAAGCTAGATCGTTCATGTGTGGTCCGCATGTGCTCATAATCCTCTTTGGCTGATCTCAATCTACACAAGCATGTTCTGACTATTGACCGATTGCCTATAGAGTTTACCCACCATGAACATGTAACTGGTGGAATATCTACACAGAGCTTGTTCTGACTCGTCTTTCCTTTTTTGGAAATGAGACGGATATTCTCTATATTCGTTGTATCTTTGGAGTGACGCATACCATATTTCGCTAGCTACTTCATTGTTGGCTATCAACTTTTTCTCGAATGCCTTTTTCAACTCTTGACGTATTTTTAACGGCTTAATCTTGACACCTTCAAGAATTTGTGTAGTTAAATCATATTCGAAACGATTCTAACACCTTGGGCATGAGTGATGGTGACCTACTTGAATATATCGACCAATCTCATCAACTATTCGTGGTACGGTTTCAGATTCTCCCTTTCACTTTCCATTCACGGTTTGCTTGACATATGACCAAGTTCAAATTGCAGATCACTTTAAATTTTTGACACCTTTCTTGTAAATCATCCCTGATCGACATGCCTCGTACTCGGCTTCATTATTGGTGATCGAATAATCGAGATTCACCGATGTTGGGTTGTATATTTCTGTTGGATCTATGAGAATGATTTTGATACCACAACATAGTTTTTCTAAGGCCCCATCGAACATGAGCAACCATGAGTCATTATCGGTTTGTCATTCTCATCGTTTGGAAATGATAACTCATCCTCTTCTTCAATGTGGATGGGTTGATCTACTAAAAAGTCGGTTAAAACGATTCACTTcatgaatttataataatatatttcaaaacattattccatttaaattaatattaaataagatattaaaaaaatatataattttaacactACCCAATCCAACCAAATTGGgttataatatatttgcaaAATCTTTATGTATTTTTGTAACCTATAATCCTGAATAGGGGTGAGCATTGGGTGGATTAATCCGaaattcaatccaatccgaattctaaatactaattcggattggatattttggattgaattgagatcggatcggattgagttcggattggattaggattatccaaattatccagactatctaaataaaaatatattttttaattatttttctttaaataaaattttatctcaatataatatatattttacttatcatcactttgacaatggtatttatttttattttttttataattatattttttattattttttaattttaaatttaataataataataaaaaatcgatttttttaaaaaaaaaaataaattaaaaaattgttgactaatttcaatttcatatatataaatattttttagttttgattatccaaaccattttcaatctaatccgtattaattagtaaaattgtttggattacgaatttgataaatttagtttggatttaatacaGATCGGACAAAACGGATCCCCTAATCctgaacataaataaaattatatgatttcagatgaacaaaaaaaatcatataatcaCACAGGCATCATAAGATAAGATATCAGCTAATAGCTAAAGCTATAGCTATACAATATAACCAAAATGAATGAATAGATCAAGAAAACAAGAGATAAAAGGTTACAATAACAATGATCTAACTATATTTTACTGGTCGGATAATAATGGCGATGATTATCCCTCCTGTTGTTCCTGAAAGCACAACACCCAATCGAGTAAACGATGATAAGGAAGACGATGAATACAATATTCACCACCGCCACCTTCTTCCAATCACGCTTCAAATTATCCAACAGACCCGCCTTACAAGACTGACAGCCATAGCACAGCAAACTCTCATCATTCCTCCACACTTTGCAATCAGGGTTGCCATCGATTGTTGAATTTCCCGTCTGATTCCAATTGGTAGGGTTTACGTATTCAAATCCACAGTCATTCGACGGTTTACAGCAACCAGACTGTACAGAAGATAAATGTTCCATGAAGAACTTATCAGCAGAGGTTTGAGATCCAATCAAGCTCTTACAAACATTGCTGTCCTGTAAGCAACTCTGTATTTTGTTCCAGTTCTTTGGGCTGTTAACGCGTTTCTGAAGCCAATTTGAGTAGTCGCCGAGACGGTACTCCTTGTAACCCTTGCCGGAGAGATTCTCGCCGGCGCCTTTGTTGGTGACAGCGAAAGCGAAGATGGTGAAGCAGAAGAGGATAAGGATGAGGATGAACATGACGAGAAGGTAAACCCAGAGTAACCAAGTGACGCGGCAACAGGCGCCGATTAGACCTGCTAGGGAAATGAGCATTAGAAAGACTCCGAGTGCTATTAATGGTTTGTCTAGAAAACGCTCGCATTCGGTGACGCCTTGCTTGCTTAGCCATACTCCGGCCCAGAGGATTGGGATCGAGAGTAGGAAGGTGATGAAGTTTAAGATCCCCACTAGGTTATTGCTCAAGCGAAACATCTTCCTGATCAAGTTATAATGAAGGAGAAATGATTTGGATTTGAAGAAAGAGACTGATGAgattgaggaagaagaagatgaaaagggTTTCTTTTATATTTGGTCTTAACGCGTGTAATCGCCTCTTTCATGCGACCCGGTCCGCGTTGCCTTATTTTGACTTGCTCCGGGCGCCTAACTATGAATTTGAATACTACCTGGGGTGGGGTGTGTGAacatatgattttattaaaggAAGTATTAATTAGTGTGAATATATGATTTGACTGATTAATCCGAAATTTGAAATTGTTTggattaatataaatttgaaattgtttggattaatattttgaattgagTTGAGATCGGGTCgaatttaatagtattatttaaattataaaaaaaaaataattatatattttttttctctaaattatatttcaccttaatttaatataatttttctatttatatcGACATGATATAGTTaatcaattttttgttttggtcggattcaaatttatttaactatctaattttaattaattaattaaaatatttgaaaataattaataagatgttttagcaaaaataaaaaatattaatataaataaacaaaattatttataataataaaaatttaataatattttttataattaaatattaaataataaaataactcaaaaattaataattagataaaaaaaaaatattacattggAATATTGTAAACTAATTAATCCAAAccgaattataaaattaaattaaattcggattgaattaaattcacatttaatttaatttgaataatccacgatctaatttaaatataaaaaaatattcttgcTAAGCAAGATTTCTTTCTCCTTTAACCAAACATTCCTCATTTAATCGAATTCCTTACTTCTTTctacatattttaaatcaacaacaaccacaaattatgttttttatattattaaaactttgaattaattataaaagaaaacttatttaattaaattataactttattctattattatatatatatatataatataaacttatatataatatacttgattcactttttttattttttaattaaatataaattaattaattataaaaaaaattattattaaataatttcatgttcacattttaaaaaaatataaatgttttttaggttagattgtttaaactatatttaattcaatccatagatatttattaattattaaaatatttagattacagatgaaataaatttagtttgaatttaatacaGCTAAAATACAACAGTCAATTTTCTCACcctaatattaataatgtttgaagtgattataattattttgtaatgcTAATAATATTAGTATCTCagtctcattttttattatattttatttaattaaaaataaaaaatattattactacaataaatatatatatatatatatatatatatatcataattaataaaataataaatattaataaagatataAACACAATCGTACTAATTACAATCaagcaaataaaataaaaacttaaaaagcaAAATGAGTTGAATGGTTCAAaccttttacattttatttataagatttctCATCATtaccaatatatattttttagaatcacaataaaaattatcaaacaaacataaacaatatgtgataaaaattttaaaatattatatattaaaagtggatcaaacaaattcatattaaatataacttatCTAATAACACGTGTTTTTTGTATagccatttttattaaaatattttatatttaaattttataatgttttttttatttttaaatattatattttatattttaattattttattataattttattattaatatataatatttaaaattaattatataaaaaaattatattattattattatttatttaaattattatttaaaattaattttattaaaattattattaattttattttaaataattacttgatattatttaaatatttctttaataaataaacgaAGATGCAAGATATCTCTGATTTTGGTAGGAAAGGCAAATGTATAAGCTTGTATCTTGTTTACTTTAGTTCCATAGCGTTCAATATGTTTATGTTGGCTCCAGTTTGTTATACAGATTATTAAATTGGATAATGATCATTTGTTATACATATTATGCATCACTTTTGTTGATTTAtaactattatataaaaaaaaaaatttaaaaaaaattgtccatTTAAACTATAAACATATAGAGTCTAAGAATATAAAGGTTTCTTTTCATTTCTAATTTTGTGTTGTTGGTCACTTAATGACCTTGAAAATCAAGTGTTGATTTCGTGAAGCATAATCACTTTCACAATTATAATAACATGTAAATTTCCTATAAGacttaaacattttttttatgataaatcaAAAAGATTCATATTAATAAGTTTGTAGAGATAACATTCATGAAAACAAAAAAGAcctaaatttgatgaatgttacaatttgaattcttatatttcattatattatatatttgacatGTACATTAGATACCATTTTTGTAATGATAAGTTGTGTATCAAGTTAGAAACTAATGTAATATGTCTctcattttgttatttatttttgataatattaaaatggTATTTCtaatgagtaatgatatataaagCACACTTATACAGCACATTCGCATAGCACCTacctaatttaaaaagaaagagaaaatatatcttaaaaaaaatacaagagagagaaaaatattttctctttctttccaaatgaaATAACTGTTATGCGAAAGTGTTGTATAAGggtgttgtatatatcattactcatttcaaattatctttaaaattgtGACCAAAATACTTTTAAAAGTAGCTTGTGtgtttataatttgtttttcttttattgtcATTGTTCTTACCTGTCTTAGAATAGACATCATAATCTAGTTTTAAAAAAGTTGTGTTACTTTATCCTTCTTTGAACATGCACATAATCTAGTTTAAACACAGTTGTGTTATGTAATTTAAATACAATAGAATCTTGattatgtaatttaataaaaacaaaatccaataaattaattatgaatagaCAACTCCCGACTCGTTTAATATAACAAAACATGTCAGTGCATTGTGGTGCGAGAATCCAGTGTTTGAGAAAAAATTAACATCGCAAACTACATAGCAAAAAAATGTTTTCGTTTTTCTAAAACTCATTTGCCCTAATTTCCATGAGGTCAAAAAATTGACGAAAGTGAGAGCAAGGTATGTCTCGGCGAGAGAGAATGCGATATATTACATCAACAAAAAGATGACAAAGTACGAGCTCAATTATTCTCCCATGGAGAAAGATTGTTAGGAACTAGCCTTGCCTTGCCGCCTTGGTACCGAAGCGACTTCGCCACTGCATGCAAGTCCACATAATCAAACTAGTGTCAAGGCTAAATTCTGTCTGCTTTCTCTTCTAAAGAACCCTTCTCTCACTACGACTTGTCAAATAGATAATGATGATTTTTGACTACGATATCACGTACACTATCTAAAAATCTATTAAAGGCAACATGGTGGATATCTTTTTAGCCGATCAACCCATCGAGGTTGAAGGAAACAGTGAAAAGATAACGTTTCTCGACGATGAAATCATGTCCATCAACTTAGACACCCAGAGATTCATGTTTGATGGTGTGTCTAACAAGCAAGGTTTCGACATCAACATTATGTTAATCGACCCGACTAGCACTTATAACCCTACCTCTCTAAATCTTGATTATACTATCACGCATAATGAGGTTGGGTACGAAGCTTGTATCGCCGGAATCAAATTGACAGGAGAAAAGGAAGCTCGTAGACTAGAGGTCATCAGAGATTCAAATCTCGTGATTTCCCAAGCAAATGGGGAATGACAAGTCAAAAGAGGAAACCTTAAATCCTATCATTCCTTCCTGTTGTGACTCATGGACAAATTTGAAAGTGTCATATGTTCATACTTCAGGAGTCATAATATATTTGTTGATGCATTAATAATTCTGATTGTTATGACACAGAGGGGATCAAGATCAAGTCTCTCTAGATTCAGcaaagatgcaatcaagtcTATGAAAAGCAAACGATTTCCAACACTATCCAAGAAGATCCTTCGAGGGATACTACTAGAAAAATCTATTACAAGATTACATTACCTTCGGCCtctcgtttgatctttgggtttttgggataaaacccaggttttatcccaaaacccaacaatcccATCATCCATCAAATcaacacttttattaattaaaatacccaTATTAcccttacttaaatattttattttatatttataaatatatatatatatattattttattacattataaaatttattttcatataaattaaattaataaattcatttattttaaaaaattatattaaatataaataaatttaaaatataaataaaattataacattttatattatctaatataccatttaaattttaaatagtgtaaataaataattatgttaaaaaataaagtgacatatatttaaataaaaatatttataacattaattttatgtaaaaaattatattaattatattaaataaaaataaatatacaatataaataaaattataatctattattattttaagtaatatttgaattataatagtagttatttataagtatttataaaaaaattatttatatattaataaaagttaatattaatatatatatatatatagttttttaatatttattttattatatttaaaattttatttaatataatattattttattatatatatatatatatatatatatatatatatatatatatatatatatatatatatatatatatatatatatatatatatatatatatatatatatatatagggagaggaagagagagggagagagagggagagagggagagaggaaGAGAGGAAGAGAGGAAGAGAAGGGTATAAtaggaataaaattaaaaaaacctgGTTTTTTATCCTTTTCATCACACaagggttatttggaaaaaacccagaatttatccaaataacccatacATCAAACGAGGCCTTCGTCAAGAAATGCCACATATGCCAAATATATGCTAACTCTAAGCATACCTTACTTCCCTTTTCTACAACATGATTTCTCCTTGGACATTTTCTCCCCGTGTGTCCAATAGTCACGAGTTTATCCTAGTCGCCATCGACTACTTCACAAAATGGGTAGAGACAACCTTTTACAAGGTCCTCAAATTAGACCAGATAACTAAATTCATCTGGAGCAATATTATTAACAGATATGGGGTCCCCACATTATGATCTCCGAAAATGGCCGACACTTTCAAGGCGAGTAAATCAAACTTCTcgaatagtttaaaattaagcattataagTGTTCGCCTTATCGACCGCAAACCAATGGAGTTGTTGAAGCCACAAAAAATGTGATCATAATCATAAAGAAAATCACCAAA
Proteins encoded:
- the LOC124912107 gene encoding tetraspanin-8-like, coding for MFRLSNNLVGILNFITFLLSIPILWAGVWLSKQGVTECERFLDKPLIALGVFLMLISLAGLIGACCRVTWLLWVYLLVMFILILILFCFTIFAFAVTNKGAGENLSGKGYKEYRLGDYSNWLQKRVNSPKNWNKIQSCLQDSNVCKSLIGSQTSADKFFMEHLSSVQSGCCKPSNDCGFEYVNPTNWNQTGNSTIDGNPDCKVWRNDESLLCYGCQSCKAGLLDNLKRDWKKVAVVNIVFIVFLIIVYSIGCCAFRNNRRDNHRHYYPTSKI